From Buchnera aphidicola (Aphis helianthi), the proteins below share one genomic window:
- the ispG gene encoding flavodoxin-dependent (E)-4-hydroxy-3-methylbut-2-enyl-diphosphate synthase, giving the protein MNKYKTINRRKSDRIYVGNIPIGNNAPISVQSMTNTKTTDIVDTINQIHQLKKVGVDIVRISIPTQEAAEAFKIIKKKINIPLIADIHFDYRLAIKSIEYGADCIRINPGNIGKKRKINEIVSCAKHNNIPIRIGVNSGSLEHDILKKYRSPIPEALVESAIRNVEYLDSLNFNQFKVSVKTSDVFSAIEANKMLSKKITQPIHIGITESGSFRNGTVKSSIGIAALLSDGIGDTLRISLAANPVEEVKVGYDILKVLGIRFRGINFIACPTCSRQEFDVIKVVEELEKKLEDIETSMNISIIGCVVNGLGEAKMADLGVTGGYKTSGLYENGIRQKNKLNNKNIVEELEIYIRKKSNELKKLKIINKTDI; this is encoded by the coding sequence ATGAATAAATATAAAACTATTAATAGAAGAAAGTCTGATCGTATTTATGTAGGAAATATACCTATTGGAAATAATGCTCCTATTTCTGTACAATCTATGACAAATACAAAAACAACAGATATTGTAGATACAATTAATCAGATTCATCAATTAAAAAAAGTAGGAGTTGATATTGTAAGAATTTCTATTCCAACACAAGAAGCTGCAGAGGCATTTAAAATAATTAAAAAAAAAATAAATATTCCATTAATAGCAGATATACATTTTGATTATAGATTAGCCATTAAATCTATAGAATATGGTGCTGACTGCATAAGAATTAATCCTGGAAATATTGGTAAAAAAAGAAAAATTAATGAAATAGTTAGTTGTGCTAAACATAATAATATTCCGATTAGGATAGGTGTTAATTCTGGTTCATTAGAACATGATATATTAAAAAAATATAGATCTCCTATCCCAGAAGCCTTAGTAGAATCTGCTATAAGAAATGTAGAATATTTAGATAGTTTAAATTTTAATCAATTTAAAGTTAGTGTAAAAACATCTGATGTTTTTTCCGCAATTGAAGCCAATAAAATGTTATCTAAAAAAATTACACAACCTATACATATAGGAATAACAGAATCAGGAAGTTTTCGTAATGGTACAGTTAAATCGTCTATTGGTATTGCTGCATTATTATCAGATGGTATTGGAGATACTTTAAGAATCTCATTGGCCGCTAATCCAGTAGAAGAAGTAAAAGTAGGTTATGATATTTTAAAAGTTTTAGGAATTAGGTTTCGAGGTATTAATTTTATTGCTTGTCCTACTTGTTCCAGACAAGAATTTGATGTTATTAAAGTGGTAGAAGAATTAGAAAAAAAATTAGAAGATATTGAAACTTCTATGAATATTTCTATTATTGGATGTGTTGTAAATGGTCTAGGAGAAGCAAAAATGGCTGATTTAGGAGTAACTGGAGGATATAAAACAAGTGGGTTATATGAAAACGGTATACGTCAAAAAAATAAATTAAATAATAAAAATATAGTTGAGGAACTAGAAATATATATTCGAAAAAAATCAAATGAATTAAAAAAATTAAAAATTATAAACAAAACTGATATCTAA
- the hisS gene encoding histidine--tRNA ligase, which yields MNKQINSIRGMHDYFSEDLDIWNKLKKIFKQVLNSYSYEEINLPILEKTEIFQRAIGDVTDIIEKEMYSFYDKKGNSLTLRPEGTVGCVRSIIQNNLLYKKKLKFWYLGPMFRYERPQKGRYRQFYQLGVEVFGLKTIDIDLEIILLTNRLWKILGIDLHLMLEINSIGSQLDRIRYQKELVLFLEKNKSFLDEESKKRLYSHPFRILDSKNLNVQHILKKAPLLNKYINEKSLIKFNNLCKMINSYGIKYKYNPNLIRGLDYYNDTVFEWKSHRIGSQNTICAGGRYDSLVQDLGGIKTSAIGFAIGIERLVLLMKSLNIFSIQTEQINIYIIFIGEENKIHAINLSEEIRDIYPHLKIFVSFSNCSLSKKIKHAVESLSRIVILIGSNEIKKKCYLIKELSTQKEFYLIKNELMLKINNIFKK from the coding sequence GTGAATAAACAAATTAATTCAATCAGAGGAATGCATGATTATTTTTCTGAAGATTTAGATATTTGGAATAAATTAAAAAAAATTTTTAAACAAGTCTTAAATAGTTATTCTTATGAAGAAATTAATCTACCTATACTAGAAAAAACAGAAATTTTTCAAAGAGCTATTGGTGATGTTACAGATATTATCGAAAAAGAAATGTATTCATTTTATGATAAAAAAGGCAATAGTTTAACTTTACGACCTGAAGGAACTGTAGGTTGTGTTCGATCTATAATACAAAATAATTTATTATACAAAAAAAAACTAAAATTTTGGTATTTAGGACCTATGTTTCGATACGAACGACCTCAAAAAGGACGATATCGTCAATTTTATCAACTAGGTGTAGAAGTTTTTGGATTAAAAACAATAGATATTGATCTAGAAATAATTTTATTAACAAATCGTTTATGGAAAATTCTTGGTATTGATTTACATCTAATGTTAGAAATAAATTCAATTGGTTCTCAATTAGATCGTATTAGATATCAAAAAGAATTAGTTTTATTTCTTGAAAAAAATAAATCTTTTTTAGATGAAGAATCTAAAAAACGTTTATATTCTCATCCATTTCGTATTTTAGATTCTAAAAATTTAAATGTTCAACATATATTAAAAAAAGCTCCATTATTAAATAAATATATTAATGAAAAATCATTAATTAAATTTAATAATCTATGTAAGATGATTAATTCATATGGTATTAAATATAAATATAATCCTAATTTAATCAGAGGACTAGATTATTATAATGATACTGTATTTGAATGGAAAAGTCATAGAATAGGATCTCAAAATACTATTTGTGCTGGAGGTAGATACGATTCTTTAGTTCAAGACCTAGGGGGTATAAAAACATCAGCAATAGGATTTGCTATAGGAATTGAACGTTTAGTTTTGTTAATGAAATCTTTAAATATATTTTCCATTCAAACAGAACAAATTAATATTTATATTATTTTTATAGGAGAAGAAAATAAAATTCATGCTATTAATTTGTCAGAAGAAATAAGAGATATATATCCTCATTTAAAAATATTTGTAAGTTTTTCAAATTGTAGTCTTTCAAAAAAGATAAAACATGCTGTTGAATCATTATCTCGGATTGTTATTTTAATAGGTTCGAATGAAATTAAAAAAAAATGTTATTTAATAAAAGAATTATCAACACAAAAAGAATTTTATCTTATTAAAAATGAGTTAATGCTCAAAATTAATAATATTTTTAAAAAATAA
- the glyA gene encoding serine hydroxymethyltransferase — MFNKQIEFEKYDPELWMAMYKEQERQENHIELIASENYASTYVMYAQGSQLTNKYAEGYPGKRYYGGCEHIDVIEQLAIERAKKLFNADYANVQPHSGSQANFSVYTALLKPGDIILGLKLSHGGHLTHGSSVNFSGKLYKAITYGVDQSGTIDYEEILKLSKKYRPKMIIGGFSAYSGICDWLKMRNIADEVNAYLVVDISHVAGLVATNLYPNPIDCAHVVTSTTHKTLAGPRGGIILAKNGNKEFYNQLDLSVFPGGQGGPLMHVIAGKAIAFKEALEPSFKTYQKQILKNAKMMVQVFLREGYEIISGNTFNHLFLINLTNKKITGKDADLALGKANITVNKNTIPNDIRSPFITSGIRIGTPAVTRRGFKELEVSQVALWIISILNNINNTKNIFEIKNKVLKLCSKYPVYI, encoded by the coding sequence ATGTTTAATAAACAAATAGAGTTTGAAAAATATGATCCAGAATTATGGATGGCTATGTATAAAGAGCAAGAAAGACAAGAAAATCATATAGAGTTAATCGCATCAGAAAATTATGCTAGTACTTATGTCATGTATGCGCAAGGTTCTCAATTAACTAATAAATATGCAGAAGGCTATCCTGGAAAAAGATATTATGGTGGTTGTGAACATATAGATGTTATAGAACAATTGGCAATTGAACGTGCAAAAAAATTATTTAATGCTGATTATGCAAATGTTCAACCTCATTCGGGCTCTCAAGCTAATTTTTCTGTTTATACAGCATTGTTAAAACCAGGAGATATAATTTTAGGGCTTAAATTATCTCATGGAGGTCATTTAACACATGGTTCTTCTGTAAATTTTTCAGGTAAATTATATAAAGCTATTACATATGGAGTTGATCAAAGCGGAACAATTGATTATGAAGAAATATTAAAATTATCAAAAAAATATCGACCTAAAATGATAATTGGAGGTTTTTCAGCATATTCCGGTATTTGTGATTGGTTAAAAATGCGAAACATTGCAGATGAAGTTAATGCTTATTTAGTTGTAGATATATCGCATGTTGCTGGATTAGTTGCTACAAATCTTTATCCAAATCCAATAGATTGTGCACATGTTGTTACTAGTACTACGCATAAGACTTTAGCTGGGCCTAGGGGGGGTATTATTCTTGCTAAGAATGGAAATAAAGAATTTTATAATCAATTAGATTTATCTGTTTTTCCGGGTGGACAAGGTGGGCCACTTATGCATGTAATTGCAGGGAAAGCAATTGCTTTTAAAGAAGCCTTAGAACCAAGTTTTAAAACATACCAAAAACAAATATTAAAAAATGCTAAGATGATGGTTCAAGTATTTTTAAGAGAGGGATATGAAATTATTTCAGGAAATACCTTTAATCATTTATTTCTCATAAATTTAACGAATAAAAAAATTACAGGTAAAGATGCGGACCTTGCTTTAGGAAAAGCTAATATTACTGTTAATAAAAATACAATTCCAAATGATATTAGAAGTCCTTTTATCACTTCAGGTATACGTATTGGTACACCTGCGGTTACAAGAAGAGGTTTTAAAGAATTAGAAGTTTCACAAGTTGCATTGTGGATAATAAGTATTTTAAATAATATTAATAATACAAAAAATATTTTTGAAATAAAAAATAAAGTATTAAAACTTTGTTCTAAATATCCTGTTTATATTTAA
- the bioD gene encoding dethiobiotin synthase, with amino-acid sequence MIKKFFITGTDTNIGKTTISSILLKKASNYGYKTAGYKPISSGIKKCNNIVSKIIKKKSQFVNEDTSILQKNSSVYLTNKEINPVSFLENAPPNILSIINNKKINKKYLSLGLKKITTKSDWILIEGAGGWYTPISNKNTFSDWVKKEKLTVILVVGIKLGCINHAILTEKAILADNLVCAGWIANNIFPSDKYTSYYIQTLLSYIKSPLLGIVPYLKNINEININKIKIELPE; translated from the coding sequence ATGATAAAAAAATTTTTTATTACTGGTACTGATACAAATATAGGAAAAACTACGATAAGTAGTATTTTATTAAAAAAAGCAAGTAATTACGGTTATAAAACAGCAGGTTACAAACCAATATCTTCTGGAATTAAAAAGTGTAATAATATAGTTTCAAAAATTATTAAAAAAAAATCTCAATTTGTCAATGAAGATACTTCTATTTTACAAAAAAATAGTTCTGTCTATTTAACTAATAAAGAAATTAATCCAGTTTCATTTCTTGAAAATGCTCCACCTAATATATTAAGTATCATTAATAATAAAAAAATAAATAAAAAATATTTATCTTTAGGTTTAAAAAAAATTACTACAAAATCTGATTGGATTTTAATTGAAGGAGCTGGCGGATGGTATACACCTATTTCTAATAAAAATACTTTTTCAGATTGGGTTAAAAAAGAAAAATTAACAGTTATTTTAGTTGTAGGAATAAAATTAGGATGTATTAATCATGCAATTTTAACTGAAAAAGCTATTCTTGCAGATAATTTAGTATGCGCAGGATGGATTGCTAATAATATTTTTCCAAGTGATAAATATACTTCATATTATATCCAAACTTTGTTAAGTTATATTAAGTCGCCATTATTAGGAATAGTTCCTTATTTAAAAAATATAAATGAAATAAATATTAATAAAATAAAAATTGAATTACCTGAATAA
- the bioB gene encoding biotin synthase BioB, whose translation MKQKWTLEDTKLLFNKPFFDLIFEAQKKHREYFNPNKIQISTLLSIKTGACPEDCKYCPQSARYKTGLKKEPLLELKQILKSAKHAKNSGSTRFCMGAAWKNPNDRDMPYLEKIIKAVKKMGMETCMTLGTINNIQAKKLSNAGLDYYNHNLDTSAKFYKNIITTRTYEERLKTLKVVRDAGMKVCSGGIIGLGEKIQDRMELLMQLSNLPVQPESVPINMLVKIPGTPMENNLDVEPFDFIRVIAATRIMLPKSYIRLSAGRKEMNDQTQAMCFMAGANSIFYGCKLLTSNNPKEESDLKLFQKLNLFPEYKKQNLTEENNFNLNATKINKEKYYNAGI comes from the coding sequence ATGAAACAAAAATGGACTCTAGAAGATACAAAATTATTATTTAATAAACCTTTTTTTGATCTTATATTTGAAGCTCAAAAAAAACATCGCGAATATTTTAATCCCAATAAAATACAAATTAGTACGTTATTATCTATTAAAACTGGTGCATGCCCAGAAGATTGTAAATATTGTCCACAAAGCGCTAGATATAAAACAGGATTAAAAAAAGAACCATTATTAGAATTAAAACAAATTTTAAAATCTGCAAAACATGCTAAAAATTCAGGTTCTACTCGTTTTTGTATGGGTGCTGCATGGAAAAATCCTAATGACAGAGATATGCCATATTTAGAAAAAATTATTAAAGCAGTAAAAAAAATGGGTATGGAAACTTGTATGACTTTAGGAACAATTAATAATATTCAAGCAAAAAAATTATCAAATGCAGGTTTAGATTATTATAATCATAATTTAGATACATCTGCTAAATTTTATAAAAATATTATTACTACAAGAACATATGAAGAACGTTTAAAAACTTTAAAAGTAGTTCGTGATGCAGGTATGAAAGTTTGTTCAGGAGGAATAATTGGTCTTGGAGAAAAAATACAAGATCGAATGGAATTATTAATGCAATTATCTAATCTTCCTGTACAACCGGAAAGTGTTCCAATAAATATGTTAGTCAAAATTCCAGGAACACCGATGGAAAATAACTTAGATGTAGAACCATTTGATTTTATCCGAGTTATAGCAGCTACTCGCATTATGCTTCCAAAATCTTATATTAGATTATCAGCAGGACGAAAGGAAATGAATGATCAAACACAAGCGATGTGTTTTATGGCTGGAGCAAATTCTATTTTTTATGGATGTAAATTATTAACTTCTAATAATCCTAAAGAGGAGAGTGATTTAAAGCTGTTTCAAAAATTAAATCTATTTCCTGAATATAAAAAACAAAATTTAACAGAAGAAAATAATTTTAATTTAAATGCTACTAAGATAAATAAAGAAAAATATTATAATGCTGGAATTTAA
- the bioA gene encoding adenosylmethionine--8-amino-7-oxononanoate transaminase: MSQSDILFDYKHIWHPYSSITNPLSCYSVISAKGVYLKLKNGKNIIDGMSSWWSTIHGYNHPILNKSLKKQIRKMSHVMFGGITHPSAILLCKKLIKLTPEKLDCVFLSDSGSIAIEVAIKMLIQYWESLGQNRIKILTIRNSYHGDTFGAMSISDPNNSMHKIYHRFLPKNLFANAPSSDFHQQWNANDIISFQKIIEKNAFKIAGVILEPIVQGVGGMRFYHPIFLKKVEELCKYHSIPLVFDEIATGFGRTGKFFAFQHANVIPDILCLGKAMTGGTITLAATLTSRDIANTISNSNTRCFMHGPTYMGNPLACAVANANIKILEKNEWKKQVINIEKELCKSLLPLIDHSRVIDVRVLGAIGVVECKQQVNLELIQKFFVKNGVWIRPFKKLIYIVPPYIISINNLKTLINVIKKSLNENNLFI; the protein is encoded by the coding sequence ATGAGTCAATCTGATATATTATTCGATTATAAACATATTTGGCATCCATATTCTTCTATTACAAATCCACTATCTTGCTATTCTGTTATATCAGCTAAAGGGGTATATTTAAAGTTAAAAAATGGAAAAAATATAATAGATGGCATGTCTTCATGGTGGTCTACTATACATGGATACAACCATCCTATACTAAATAAATCTTTGAAAAAACAAATAAGAAAAATGTCGCATGTTATGTTTGGAGGAATAACGCATCCATCAGCTATTTTACTTTGTAAAAAATTAATTAAATTAACTCCAGAAAAATTAGATTGTGTTTTTCTTTCAGATTCTGGATCAATAGCTATTGAAGTTGCAATAAAAATGCTTATACAATATTGGGAATCTTTAGGACAAAATAGAATAAAAATATTAACTATTCGGAATTCTTATCATGGTGATACTTTTGGTGCTATGTCTATTTCTGATCCTAACAATTCTATGCATAAAATATATCATCGATTTTTACCAAAAAATTTATTTGCAAATGCCCCTAGTTCAGATTTTCACCAACAATGGAATGCTAATGATATTATATCGTTTCAAAAAATAATAGAAAAAAATGCATTTAAAATAGCTGGTGTAATATTAGAGCCAATAGTACAAGGTGTAGGCGGGATGAGGTTTTATCATCCTATATTTTTGAAAAAAGTTGAAGAATTATGTAAATATCATTCAATCCCATTAGTTTTTGATGAAATTGCTACAGGATTTGGTCGGACTGGAAAATTTTTTGCCTTTCAACATGCTAATGTTATTCCTGATATTTTATGTTTAGGTAAAGCTATGACAGGAGGTACAATAACACTAGCTGCAACTTTAACTTCACGAGATATTGCTAACACTATCAGCAATAGTAATACTCGTTGTTTTATGCATGGACCAACATATATGGGTAATCCATTAGCATGTGCTGTAGCTAATGCTAATATAAAAATTTTAGAAAAAAACGAATGGAAAAAGCAAGTTATTAATATTGAAAAAGAGCTATGTAAAAGTTTATTACCCTTAATTGATCATTCAAGAGTAATCGATGTTCGTGTTTTAGGTGCTATAGGTGTGGTTGAATGTAAACAACAAGTTAATTTAGAACTAATACAAAAATTTTTTGTAAAAAACGGTGTTTGGATTAGACCTTTTAAAAAATTAATTTATATTGTACCACCTTATATCATCAGTATCAATAATTTGAAAACACTTATCAATGTTATTAAAAAATCTTTAAATGAAAATAACTTATTTATTTAA
- the pgl gene encoding 6-phosphogluconolactonase produces MKKIVYIANSTSQNIEVWNLYQDGNMELIQKIDTDGQVQPINIIQNKNLLYAGVRPKNRIIVYTIKKNGNLEKISEVYIPGSPNYISFSANQKFLFCSSYHNNSVSVIPLNQDGIPKDPIQIIHNIQGCHAALFNVKYNILFITALKEDYIYLYYLTKHGILKSTEQKFIQTKFNSGPRHIVFHPNENFIYTINELNGTIDVWKIYVQKNIPMVQNIQNISLVEKHMVSNKYWSSDIHITSCGNFLYVSDRLLNSISLFHINKSNGKILFIKIYHTEIQPRTFCIDVNNKYLIVAGQKSNKFTVYSINKKTGDLNKLNTYFTGKEPLWILIHTI; encoded by the coding sequence ATGAAAAAAATTGTTTATATTGCTAATTCTACAAGTCAAAATATAGAAGTTTGGAATTTATATCAAGATGGAAATATGGAATTAATTCAAAAAATTGATACTGATGGACAAGTACAACCAATAAATATTATTCAAAATAAAAATTTATTATATGCTGGTGTGCGTCCTAAAAATCGAATAATTGTATACACTATTAAAAAAAATGGTAATTTAGAAAAAATCAGTGAAGTTTATATTCCAGGAAGTCCTAATTATATTTCTTTCAGTGCTAATCAAAAATTTTTATTTTGTAGTTCATATCATAATAATTCAGTAAGTGTTATACCATTAAATCAAGATGGTATTCCTAAAGATCCAATACAAATTATTCATAATATTCAGGGTTGTCATGCAGCATTATTTAATGTTAAATATAACATATTGTTCATAACTGCTTTAAAAGAAGATTACATTTATTTATATTACTTAACCAAACATGGAATATTAAAAAGTACAGAACAAAAATTTATTCAAACTAAGTTTAATTCAGGACCACGTCATATTGTATTTCACCCTAATGAAAATTTTATTTATACTATAAATGAATTAAATGGAACTATAGACGTTTGGAAAATATATGTTCAAAAAAATATACCAATGGTGCAAAATATACAAAATATTTCATTAGTAGAAAAACACATGGTTTCCAATAAATATTGGTCTTCAGATATTCATATAACATCATGTGGTAATTTTTTATATGTTTCTGATAGACTATTAAATAGTATCTCACTATTTCATATAAATAAAAGCAACGGTAAAATTCTTTTTATTAAAATCTATCATACAGAAATACAACCTCGAACATTTTGTATCGATGTTAACAATAAGTATTTAATAGTTGCAGGTCAAAAATCTAATAAATTTACAGTATATAGTATTAATAAAAAAACAGGAGATCTAAATAAATTAAATACATATTTTACAGGAAAAGAACCTTTATGGATATTAATCCATACAATATAA